TTGCGGAATAGAAGATAAGATCATGGAAATGCTGAGATCATGAATGCAGTGGCCATGCAAAGGTTGCAACGGAGAACAATCAGAAAGGTCACAATAATTCCCTTTTCGTTGCTTTAATTCTTGCGCTTCTCgtcattttcacacacacacacacacacacacacacggagtcCTGAGTTGTTCCAGACATGTTCTGGACTGGAGGCATGTGAGAATGCAAATGTTGCTCCGGATTTATTGTGGAATTTTTCCACCGAGTTCCCAGGGAAAATCTCCGGAACATCAGCGGGTTTGACTGCGTGCAAATATTCCAGAGCATTTGCAGAGCAAGTGAGCATCTATGTGTGTGCTGGTATGCTGGTAACGGTTGTTCCTTCATTCCTTTTCTTTTAGATGACCCATATgctgttgtttatttattttattttattttttacaattgCATGCAGAATTGACATCAACACAACAACGAGCCTCATCTGCCATCATTAACTCGTAAATAAAACGAGCGATTTCTACGCCTAATTTCTGCAAATTTCGTCCTGCCTCTGGCGCGCTCCAGACAGCTGAACACACACCCCCCCCCATTTCCAGCTGTAAGCCATGCGCTCTGCTGTGAAAACAGCCACTCTTAGAAAAAAGGTCCCGGTCCAAGGTCCAAATTGTCCTGCACTTTCTCCTGAAAAATCTCCAGTGGTCATTACTAAAGGcagttttgaattttttttttttttttttttttccaataatgTTGATTGATTATTcattaattgatttatttaattttgccATTCTCCAGTTGAAGAGTATGATAATGACGGTTTCAAATTCTCAAGTGAATCAAAGAAGACGTGATCGGTGTAACGGTGGTCAGCAGGTCCTGAATCCGTCAGTCACCTCGGATCTTTCAGCCACTTTGGGCTCCTGGGTTCAACTGGGTGCACTTTGGGTTGTGGAGCTGAATTTTTGTACAActttcaacaaaataaatacattaaggCAAAGTACGTTACTTCATCTGTGCAACAAATGGCAAACTGACTTGTTATATTGTCAGAAACACTGGGGGGAAAATGACTTTGTATTGATTAGCCAATGCATAATCATGGTTTGATGTGTGTGTTGTTACCCTATGTAGCTTAACCCAATTAAGCATCATGTCAAGTAATCAGTAGTCGCTGTTGGCCGGAGCAAGAGTTTCTGTCTGCGTCTGCAGGACCAGCAGAAAGAACTTTATGAAACACTTGCAGTTAAGACATGATTCATACTGGTTTGTCACGGCATGTGTAATTACAGCTTGAAAGCGATTATTAATTCTGTCCTTTTTCCACAGGGTGTGATCGGTGTGCAGCTGGTGGTTACCATGGTAATGGCCAGTGTAATTCAGAAAATTGTACCTCATTACTCCTTTGCAAGATGGCTACTCTGCAGTGGCAGGTAATGTAGATTCTTTATAAGGTAGTTGCTCTAAACGATCGCCTCGGGTCACCGACCCCCTGAGATGTTTTATTTCAAAGAGTCGACAACAGAAAGGATCAAACTGTGATAACAGAATTAAAAAGGGCTCAGATAAGAGAAGAGTTAAACGAGTTTATTAGAGTATACAGCAAAAACCTTAAGGCATGAAAATATTGGATTGACCCAAGAGAACGGAGCCTGAATATGATTCTCCTGACTCGCGTATTTAGGGTCATATATGTTTTTCGGTAAACATCCTCTTGGTACATgttgaataaataataattcttactttttaaaacttttttttacccTTAAGCTAGAGTTGCCtgagatttttattttgtaattgcTTTCAGTAAAGTAGTACTTTGTGGTGAATGCCTATACAAGGGGGGAGAGACAGCAGTGGACAGAATAATTATGTATTATATCTGTTAGCGTTTAGCATCTTGTATGAATTTAAAGTTTGTCTTTGTAATTATGTAATTGCAGCAAATCTAGCTTCAGTCTGTCAGTTTTTCCCATGTCCACAGCTTGAAAATATCTCCTTCTACTACTTTACTTTTCTACCCTTTCTTCTTTTATGTCTGAGTCTGACTccgcatctttttttttctccatgctCTCAGTCTGCGGTGGTATCAGCACCCTACGGAAGATGAGTTGAGAAGCTTAGTGGGGAAACAAAAAGGACAGAAGCGGAAAGACAGGTAGGTTGGAAAGGCAGAGGGGGCTATCTTTTGGTTGGTTGGGAAACACAGAGGAACACAGAGGGTATGAAGACGGTCCCTTCATCTTAGTGGAAAAAAGATGCGAGGCAAAGGTCTGAGGTGGATGGAACCCTAAAGCCccgtacacacacgtcgctgctatttactcgctactcgctcactcgcctactcgccactcgctttGGTGCTCACGTGTGatggtgtgtagaagttgggtggccactgtttggagaacactgggggaacgtcacctgtcaataatctgtattctgcattttaattggctactcgcttttactcgcgtcgctcgaagttgaaatatatgttcatctcggaatccgcccacatcgcatcgcttgtactctcctcgcctcctcgcctcgcgtgaacacatagacattctattgacttcactcgctgagcgagtaaatagcagcgacgtgtgtgtacggGGCTTAAGGCCTGTCAACGGATAGAAAATGTATGGGGCTCATTTAAGGCCCATTTTCAagtatgtttttgttgttttggaaAGCTGGACCTGCTTTTTGGGACCGTTACTATTTAGACTTTCTTTTAGGGGATGACAGTTAAAAGGACTGCGGTCATTCTTAGATAAAAGTTACCGCATACAACAGCATTGTATGTTGAAAGTGCTGTGAGGTCaggattctttcttttttttttttatcagaactgtTTTGGAACTGAGACTACAAGCCCTTTTTTTGTGCTTGTAGGTGAAAGTTGAACTTGGACATTTAGTACCACTTCCTTTGTGCTTCCCCTTTAAATCTGAATTCAAATTAAAGTAACATCTGAAAGTTAATCCTTACAGTTCCACATGGTGTCTCCTAACTTGAGGCAGTTTTTTGCTGAAGTCCTTTCTCTAACCCTGTATGAGGCAGGTCGAGTTTCTCTCGCGCCACATGCTCAGTAATCCTTTGAAGAAAAAGATGGACCCTCTGTCCTTTTGCTAGCTCATGCCATGCAACTCCAGTCCCTTTGTTAACCGACTGACTCCATCGGTCAGAGTTGGGAGCTAAGCCTCTTTTTTTGCCTGTCAGGTGTCTCGGAGATGAAATCTGTCCAGCGCATGTTTGGTTCAAGAGTCTTGCAGTGGCATTGTCCTTCTGAATCCAGCACACACGCAGGGCTGAACAAAGTCCAGAATTGAGGAGGCCCACCAGACAGTCCTTCAACCCTTAAGAATAGCTCTCCATTCACCTGCTGTTAGTGTTGCCCCCTTTGTTCTCAAATATTCTTGTGGTATTGGTAACAAAGGTAATTAGGCTCACTCTTACTATTATAGTTTTCTACCAGAGCTGCATTGAACAACAGGCGTTAGCCCATGAATTTCCACTTTTACTGTCTTAGCAGCAGGAAAACTGCTCTCAAGCTGAGACCACCACCTTACCTTTCAAGTCTACCACCAGAATTAGCTACTATTACCAAAAATGCCTTTCACTCGCCTAGATTGGAGTTTTATTGCTTGTCTTTTTACACGGGTTTGAAAAATGTTCAAGGTGTCAAAATCACATgtgcttttttttggtttgtttcgctgacctttgtttttttttattttttttttgcttctctgTATCCTTCTAGGAAGTACAATGGTCATATAGACAATAAGCCACTAACGGTCCCAAAGGATATAGACTTACAGCTGGAGACGAAATACATCACAGAAGTCGACACATTAGGTATAAAACTAAAGCCATGTCCTATAAAGAGATGGCTTTATAAGACATGTTCTCTTTAATGTTTCTACATGCATACAGTGGACTGTATAATTGAGTATTCTGATTTAATCATATTCCTTCTGCCTCCAGCATTGCACTACTTCCCTGAGTTCCAGTGGCTGGTAGATTTCACAGTAGCAGCAACTGCAGTCTATCTGATAACGGAGCTTTACTACAGTGTTGCTCAGCCCTCGGGAGAGATGAACATCAGTGTGGTGTGGTGCCTACTAGTACTCGCCTTTGTCATGTATCCTGACATCAGTCACTCTTTGCATCTTGGATGCCCTTTTTATTTCTCACTCAGTCTCACTCCTCACTGTTCTGTTGTAAACTAGTCTTTAAATTGGTGACATGGTCatgttgtatgtgtgtgcgaGCTGAAGTTTCTACCATACAAACGTGTTTTTTGTTGAGGCCCCTGTGTACTTAGACATTTCAAATATTTCTATCCTATAAGGTCTATATTCCATTAGTTAAGTTTTCATCTATAACGGAGATTAGATCATTACAACTTGTGTGCATGTGGCTGTAGTGGTGAGAAACTGTAAAAGGACACATACCAGCCCTTAccatagcctttttttttttttttttctcctcccgaTATCTTGCAGTGCTGAATGATATGCATTATCCTCGCCTCTGACCAAAGGGATCAATCTTGCCAGTGGTCCTGCTTGTACGTAGCTCACCACCATCAGATGGTGTCATTTCCTGCCTGTGTTGCAGACTGGAAGCCCAATTTTCACAGCCCTTCTCACTGATATGCTTGAGGAAAAGGACAGGCTGGGGAACTGATGAAATGGGACTATGAAGATGAGGGATCTGTTGGACCAATATATGTGTTGATGGGATGGTTGATTTCAGTTGAAGTATTTCAGCTTTGATGGTATGTTGAAGACTCTTGCTTTGTAGACCAGCTCTAACGCAGTTAAGCTTTTACGCCTAACACTCCAACACTGGGGTTCCTCGAGTATTTGCATTTAAGTTTTACTAGTTTTACTTTGACTAGATATCCTTCCCTTTGGTCAATATAGAGGTCAACTCAGTGGTGTATCCATTGTAGGTCACTACATGACAGCTTAAGTATCACCATTTTTCTTTCAGCCACATGCAGACATGTAAGCGTTTACacagctgtggaaaaaaaaaaaaactccactaaCTTTAATATTATTTTTGAATTGGACTGATCTGGAGGGAATGGCAGGCTAGCCCCTGAAACCGAAAGATCACTGGTGTGCAGAGCGGGTGACATTCTTTTATGATCAGTGGCATGCATTGGTGACGAGGACCAAATGTTCCTTACCCACACATGCTTTAAAAGGGCTGAGAGTTCACACAAACAGGTTTGCTTCTTTAAAGTTGAAAAGTCATTTTGTGTGgttgtattttattcatttattttttttctctggtttATCTTGAATTTGCAATATGCATTGTAATGTTTCTCCTGAAATACACTTTGCTAGGCCAGTGTGCCTTGAGATGTGTTCTTCCTTAACTCTGTCCCTTCAGTAAGACCCTTTTTTCTATAACGGCCCACTACTTTAAGCTGGAGGAAGGAGGCGAACGCTCACTCTGCATtacctttgctttctttttttttgtcaaagccATGGCCATTCTCATCATCACTGAAAACTACCTGGAGTTTGGTCTGGAGACAGGTCAGTGCCCCATACACCCTCTGTCAAATGACCCCGATGTAACCCCCACATTTATTGCTTTTTCTTGAACCGAGTGAGTCACTGTTGACTATTTCTTCATTTATAGGCTTTGCAAACTTTTCTGACAGTGCTCAACAGTTTCTGGAGCATCAGGGCTTAGAGTCGCAGTAAGTACAACATTTGTTAATTTACTTACACCTGACATGGCTGCAATAGCTGCGGCAAGGAGCAGGCGTTGTCAAGAGCATAGGGCAGGTGTTGGAGTTTTCTACACATATTATAACTTGTATGTCTATATCCAAGCCACATTTCTGATTGGACCTTGTACACCTTGGCGTATGTAGCAGTTTTCTTTGTTAATCAACATTGGCCATTGGCCAGGTCATTTTGGAGTAAAAGGGCGAAGGATCACTATATATTGTTCCAAAATAACCATTGGGCGCACACAAAAAGTCAAGCTGAAGTTTCAGACCATGGCAGCTTATCCACTTTTGCACAATCTAGTTATTTTCCAGAATAACACCCCTTCTCAGAAAATAAGGAATGGAGGCTATTCTCTTTAATTTCAACACGTTCGGCTTGATTTTTATGTCCATGGTCCTGAATCGGGGGacaaaaaaaccccccaaaaaacgaGTGAATGTTTTGATTTAATCTAGTTTTACTTTTCTGtatcagttgttttgttttttaaatcagtgAGTGAATGATAAATCTGTTTGTCCTCTATTCCCAGCCTTTACATTTTAAGAACGCCACAACTGACATCCCACTGCACGTCTTTAACATTGTGTATGTTTTCACAGGAATGATTTGGGCAAATAGGCAAATAGGTGGGCTAGGTCGTGCCTAAAATCATggatattcatttttattttattctgagGCAGGCAGCTCAAGTGTTGGAGAAGTCTTATCAGGTTATCCACAGCTTCATCAGGTCTGCTTATTGTCACCTCACGTCTTTTAGTCGATTGCGTTGGTTACAGTTGAAAAGATGGCCAGTCTCAGACCCTTGCAATTTCATGTAATTGATTTAATAGATATTTTCCTATGTCTTTTCTCTTTCACAGGGGTCCCATATCTAAACTCACCTTCAAGCTGATCCTggccctgctctgctctctgaTTGGAGCTTTTTTAACTTTTCCTGGTCTGCGACTGGCCCAGATGCACCTAGATGCCCTCAACCTTACCACAACCAAAATTACGCAGTGAGTTTGCTGCATTGGCTGAAACATTTGATTTCTTCTTTCCCCTTTGTCAGATACATGAAATGGGCAGAAATCCTTGTTAAAAGGCAACATTTATGAACTTTAAAGATCGGTCGTGGGCTAGTGGACATGCAGGAGTTGCcttatgttttctttttgcttgCTTGGCAATGCATTATAACTGCTTTTGTAGCCCTTTTTCAAGACTGCTTTCAGTGTATGGCTTTACTCAAACACTTACTAGTTTTCTCTGGCACTTTAAGTTAAACCATTAAGTTCAGAGCAAATCTGAGTGCACGCCATGAAATGTCTCTGAAATGACGATGATTTAAAGCGTTACCTTCTTCAAAAGACTGTATTATTTTCAAGTTTAAGTATGGGTCATTTGATCTTGTGTGTGATCCAATGCAAGCGTGGTAGTTGTCATCGTGAATTGGCACCCTAAGAAGCATCTCCGTACAACAAAAGCAAGTACGCCCATGACCACTGCAACAACAACATTTATTCATGTGATTTCCATTTAAAGCTTTACTTGTATTagcaaaaagagagagagagagagagaatggtTTCATGATAACAGTAAGcattaaagtgatggttcggagtagattcaccctagggtcattggaaccgtgacatccagccaagtagcccacccgaagtttttccaatcttggctgaacatcagctgagttactgagttatcccgaatagcttagtacaagcgctaacggaccctggcagtatctccaaaattaccacactaaaatcacatgccatgacaccaaacttctacagtagtacaaatatggtctgtactcacaaaacgatgcatttggaagtttgaaaatagtccaggagtttattattatcaacacaagcctgatagcttttctgctgctaaagctgcgtcgacgttacttccttgatctgggagcttcaaagtaagatgagggttgatctactactgtagacaacaaagcaaggctgctcaatttctccattaataaaataaattcacaactctacaacataaaaattcataaaaaaaatcatgtagaatatagcatatactttgtggGAGGGGAAAAAGCCTCTATCCTTGCTGATGCTATTTTAATTAAATAGTTGCTAGGTTACACATTGCAGAATGACAGAGGTGGgtggaagtgacgttgacgcagctttagcagcagagaggtccattaacccttgtactaaactattcgggataactcagtaactcggctgatgttcagccaagatcggaaaaacttcgggtgggctacttggctggatgtcacggttcaaatgaccctagggtgaatctactacaaaccatcactttaagtaaTCAGTAAGCATTGAGCATACCCATCTTTTCAGTTGTGTAGTGAAATTGTTATATTCtaaacatgggggggggggggttaagacGAGGACCTGGACTTGTATGTCCTCATTTGTTGAATCCAGTATCTTGAAAAtactcttaaaggggaagtttttttttttttttaaaacctggaccttatttcggtcataaaatacgttcatctacttaccaataacagtttggtgaaagtcggcgtccttcggaagatttttagatcactcgagatcggCGTATagccatataacgggagagaacagtgcattgacaatacagcctctaaataaggcattatctgtctttatttcaccaatactttaagaccaatgaatgaatgaacgcttACTGTTGCACtattagttcagagctgccgtgtggttgttattgggggctatcggggggcttatcgggggctttctacacacgcatctggtgggatgacgtcatcgacgagcgccgctgcagcacagcttatttactccgtgctcggctaacttcacacagttTGCTTCGGCTACTTTTGttcaacatggcagaatatttgtcagattttgacgacgtggatGACGACTTTAAATGAGCTGCGCTCGCCGATggcgtcatcccactagacgtgTCTCTAGAAAgccccccaataacaacaacatggcagctctgagctaatagtgcaacagtacgcgttcattcattcattcgtcttaaagtattggtgaaataaagtcagataatgccttatttagaggctgtattgtcgatgccctgttctctcccgttatatggatatacacggaTCTCGATTAATGTAAATAGCGTCcgaactgttatcggtgagtagatgtaCGTATTTTATGagagaaataaggtccaggtttaaaaaaaaaaaaaaagtttttcggTTTTTGTCAGATACTGAATAATGTGCAAGTCATTACAGATAAATTGGTGAGTTGCCAAGTGAAATACTGTATGTATGATACAGATTGTACACCTTTCTAGACGTTAAAAACGGCTCTCCAGTATCGGATTGTCCTGTCTTGGACTATCAGGACTCAAAGTATACTGTAGTGGTACTTTACTATACTGGATGTGTCTGATACAAGAGAAGACCTTGTGAGTCAGATGACAACTTTTTCGGTTGGGTCAGATTTCTATTTCAGAACTCACTGGGCGGTATAAAGTTGCAGAGCAACTTTGGCATAGCTTTTGCTTCAAAATGGCTCCAAAATGGCCTCCTCTTTCGCCCCCTCCCCATACGTTTCACAAGTTTACATCTTCAGACCTTAGTACATGGAGGGATTATGTACGTAACATTCCAAATGTGTGCCTTGGTTACATTGTCAGCCCTCTGACAGAAAGTTGTAGAAATTGTATGGGCCAATGTTATCTTCGAGATAAAGAAGGTAAGAAATGTACGATTTCAGCAAGACGGACAGTTTTTCATTATATACCGAGTCATGATGTTTCATGATGACTCTGACAAATCTTTGGAGCAGTGGTTGctctttttattcattcatttcgttttttaattgtttcttaATCATTTTGTAGAACTCTGCTTCATATCAACTTCCTGTCCCCCCTCATTATGGTCCTGCTGTGGGTGAAGCCTATTACCAAGGACTACATAATGAACCCCACTTTGGGAAAGGAGAGTGTGCCTttgtaagtaaaaaaacaaataaaaaaaaaacatcttgtgCATACCTGGCTTCGACTTTTGCTCTAACATTTCTTATGATGAGTATTTAGTGTGTGACGTAGGTTGATGGATTAGAGCTGAAAGTATGATTAAAATGATCTTGCTTTACGTGCAATGTTCTTGAATTATTTAGAGTTTTAATAGTTATCGCCAATCAGCTGTTTGAAGGAAGTTAAGTCTTTGAATTGGGAATAGACATAAATTAACATTTAAAACGGCATCTAATGGAAAACATTTTGTATCCTGCATAATGGACTGGTGGTAAAACTATTGGGCATCCATTGTCATCATTTCTCTGACCATTACTAAACAGCCAAATGTGTAACAGACTATTCATCACAGCATAGAATAAAAGCTTAAACGTTTCAGTGTTTTCATAATGTTCATTTTCCATTTTTAGTATTTGAAATGAAATGgaataaaacatgttttaaaagatgaataaaTTACTGCAATAAGCAAAAGTTTGGTTACTACCATGACCTGTAGAACACTTGTATAGCTAGTTAATGAAGAgcattttgtttctttgttgagAGATTTTCACCCATTTCTCCTGTAAGGGGCTTCTAATTCTGCGAGCAACCTTCATCTGATGCCACTTTAAGTAACGTTTGCGTTGGAATTCCAAGAAATTTCATCCGGTTGTCAAAGACCCCCTCTGTGCCGTCTTCAGCTCTGTAGAGTAAAATGTTTCCCAATGCTGTTTGCTGCAACGCGAAACCCAAAATCTCATCAGTTCACCCGTGGGCTTCACGGTCCAACAGGTGCTCTTTTCATTGAAATCGTAcactgtttttcctttttaatccaAAACATTGGCCAAAAGTTCTATttcagtttcttcagtccaCGAGGCCTGTCTGCAGAACTCGTCGGCCTTGTTAAGATTTTCATTTGCAAGCCTCTGATGCTGAACTTTGTAGCGAGGAGGAAGAAAAAGGTTTTCTCTGAGGACTCTTCCATAAAAAGTCACATTTGTGCAAGATAGTCTACAGAGCAGAACACGTGACCACTGCCTCAGAGACCTAATATGTCCTGAGGGCCTTTTGCAGCCACATATCGCTTTATTTACCTTTTCTACAACTCCCTCAACTTTATCTCCAACAGCTGCCATTTCATAGTTGCATAACAAACTGGGCACTTGCTACCTGTTAAAGCCTTGAAACCTCCAAACCCGTTTTCAAAGTATTATTTATTGGAGTCAGAGCATACTCGTGGAACAATATTTGAGATGTATGAAATTTTGTATAATTTGACTGCTTCTAATAATGAACCACAGCCCCATTAAGGCTGACTAAGGCCTTA
This Odontesthes bonariensis isolate fOdoBon6 chromosome 6, fOdoBon6.hap1, whole genome shotgun sequence DNA region includes the following protein-coding sequences:
- the tmem161b gene encoding transmembrane protein 161B isoform X1 produces the protein MGVIGVQLVVTMVMASVIQKIVPHYSFARWLLCSGSLRWYQHPTEDELRSLVGKQKGQKRKDRKYNGHIDNKPLTVPKDIDLQLETKYITEVDTLALHYFPEFQWLVDFTVAATAVYLITELYYSVAQPSGEMNISVVWCLLVLAFVIKTLFSITAHYFKLEEGGERSLCITFAFFFFVKAMAILIITENYLEFGLETGFANFSDSAQQFLEHQGLESQGPISKLTFKLILALLCSLIGAFLTFPGLRLAQMHLDALNLTTTKITQTLLHINFLSPLIMVLLWVKPITKDYIMNPTLGKESVPLMTEQTYDTLRLWVIILMCTLRLAMMRHHLQAYLNLAQKGVDQMKKEAGRISTVDLQKMVARVFYYLCVIALQYVAPLVMLLHTTLLLKILGGHSWWVYPEEDLPCTHEMDSDSLMGAEPIATPTPASVVETGARASVAQLSMALGGLQTVFSPLLFRGLFSFFTWWIAACLFSTSLFGLFYHQYLMAA
- the tmem161b gene encoding transmembrane protein 161B isoform X2, with amino-acid sequence MGVIGVQLVVTMVMASVIQKIVPHYSFARWLLCSGSLRWYQHPTEDELRSLVGKQKGQKRKDRKYNGHIDNKPLTVPKDIDLQLETKYITEVDTLALHYFPEFQWLVDFTVAATAVYLITELYYSVAQPSGEMNISVVWCLLVLAFVIKTLFSITAHYFKLEEGGERSLCITFAFFFFVKAMAILIITENYLEFGLETGFANFSDSAQQFLEHQGLESQGPISKLTFKLILALLCSLIGAFLTFPGLRLAQMHLDALNLTTTKITQMTEQTYDTLRLWVIILMCTLRLAMMRHHLQAYLNLAQKGVDQMKKEAGRISTVDLQKMVARVFYYLCVIALQYVAPLVMLLHTTLLLKILGGHSWWVYPEEDLPCTHEMDSDSLMGAEPIATPTPASVVETGARASVAQLSMALGGLQTVFSPLLFRGLFSFFTWWIAACLFSTSLFGLFYHQYLMAA